Proteins found in one Fusarium oxysporum Fo47 chromosome V, complete sequence genomic segment:
- a CDS encoding pyridoxal phosphate-dependent transferase → MGDLQLSSASEPHLLHRSLLTRPETVTSASGIWITLSSGRKILDGCAGAAVAIIGHGNTEVRDAMVEQMSSVSYVHTMAYTTDSAENLANYILEGEPFDLTRAYFVGSGSEAMDSAMKLARQYHVENGQPQRTKFVSRRQAYHGNTIGAMSVGSFVARRAPYEGAILLDNVSYVSPAYEYRVRKDDETEQDYAQRLVDELEAEFQAVGPDTIMAFVAETVGGATAGCISPPAGYFEGVGKICRKYGILLILDEVMCGVGRCGTFFAFEQDGDVRPDIVTTGKGLGGGYAPIAATLVHRNIIETLKKGTASFNHGHTYQAHPVSCAAALAIQKIIRRDNLIARAATLGARLHKCLVEVFQGLEFVGNIRGRGLFWGIEFVKDKKTKRPFDSKIRFGVKVQERAFQLGLAVYPGSGTADGKQGDHVIVSPPLTITEDEMDELLVLLKRAYDDVAAEFS, encoded by the coding sequence ATGGGCGACCTTCAACTCTCCTCGGCCTCAGAGCCCCATCTCCTGCACCGTTCTCTTCTTACCCGTCCAGAGACCGTAACATCTGCGTCAGGCATCTGGATCACCCTCTCATCCGGCCGcaagatcctcgatggcTGCGCAGGCGCTGCAGTCGCCATCATCGGGCATGGAAACACTGAAGTCCGCGATGCAATGGTCGAGCAGATGTCAAGCGTGTCATACGTGCACACCATGGCCTACACAACAGACAGTGCAGAGAACCTCGCAAACTATATCCTAGAGGGAGAACCTTTTGACTTGACGAGAGCGTACTTTGTAGGCTCGGGTAGTGAAGCTATGGATTCAGCGATGAAACTTGCTCGGCAGTATCATGTTGAGAATGGACAGCCACAGCGAACAAAGTTTGTTTCGAGAAGACAGGCTTATCATGGGAACACTATCGGAGCTATGAGCGTCGGTAGTTTCGTGGCGAGAAGGGCGCCATATGAGGGCGCTATCCTTCTCGACAATGTGAGCTACGTTAGTCCAGCGTATGAATACCGAGTTCGAAAAGACGACGAAACAGAACAAGACTATGCCCAAAGATTAGTCGACGAGCTCGAGGCAGAGTTTCAAGCCGTCGGTCCAGACACCATCATGGCTTTCGTTGCAGAAACAGTTGGTGGCGCAACAGCAGGATGTATCAGTCCTCCAGCGGGATACTTCGAAGGTGTTGGGAAGATCTGTCGAAAATATGGtattcttcttatccttGACGAAGTAATGTGTGGAGTCGGACGATGCGGTACATTCTTCGCCTTTGAGCAAGACGGCGACGTTCGTCCTGATATCGTGACCACAGGCAAAGGTCTCGGGGGCGGATATGCTCCTATCGCCGCGACGTTGGTGCATAGAAATATCATCGAGACGTTGAAGAAGGGAACAGCGAGTTTCAACCATGGACATACGTATCAAGCTCACCCTGTAAGTTGTGCAGCTGCACTAGCGATTCAGAAGATTATCCGTCGAGATAACCTGATAGCTCGCGCTGCTACCCTCGGAGCTCGATTACATAAATGTCTTGTCGAAGTCTTTCAAGGTCTGGAGTTTGTGGGAAACATTAGAGGGAGGGGGTTGTTTTGGGGTATTGAGTTTGTGAAGGATAAGAAGACCAAGAGGCCGTTTGATAGCAAGATTCGGTTTGGTGTCAAGGTTCAGGAGAGGGCTTTTCAGTTGGGTTTGGCTGTTTATCCTGGTTCTGGGACTGCGGATGGAAAGCAGGGTGATCATGTTATTGTTTCGCCGCCGTTGACGATTAcggaggatgagatggatgagTTGCttgtgttgttgaagagggcTTATGATGATGTCGCTGCTGAATTTAGCTAA
- a CDS encoding uncharacterized protein (of unknown function-domain containing protein) has translation MGMASNNNRLQPSGHLNVTGHYNNRRSPSPSTSRPVPPDPGSPGPVEETASDYFNPLSQAPSAQSQTSLSSFPRFPSQTSLSAFPSYQESNYSQQQQQTRRRPPVDQARQPSIRIRRNSNGSVYSNHSVTSQFDGFSDDGRPRSISQPERARVSDGLARHSRRVPQVAMPRLTEEGGRPSLAELGISDDQSAPLSPTASLPDESTNGRGGLGRLRRASRFIWPGHRRQSGEDHAVPMGQRDDDRRDDEYDQELVDWLDVIDPEVQTLSTLTNVQNSLFVPDLGKWVNRRPTYALSRHDPQADWARGAVEQERRREAALEAQDTATIPPIAEAEAEAEEEDQPRLPQRSNTITSRLTDSHYAALPHGTNLDGWTAEEKAELDDHVRHMLHSRRARFKRRMKGFGQYVRRPLGFLVTLYATLITLFGLAWVLFLIGWIYVGEKQVYAIHVIDSVLVALFAVMGDGLAPFRAVDTYHMFFIWRFSRLIKRAEQGKKPRNRLQKKRVPPGVSTNPEHSHLTGHQARALLEAQDYNPERDGTVGTIDNQPQPQPESPETVDLEGAKSNSLESDMPALTFAQFKSLQHHQKKMAKSHSFYKPNETFTHFAFPQRYLIAIVILLDCHSCLQISLGACTWGIDYHTRPFALTTVILCVSITCNITAGLLISIGDRKTRKKDVWELLDRQELTQDAMKHMEKKKKEEEKEKEKERGSDKDGESSRGDGSSGRTSKEFKKLVKQNS, from the exons ATGGGCATGGCTTCCAATAATAATCGCCTTCAGCCCTCGGGCCATCTCAACGTAACGGGCCATTACAATAATCGTCGCTCTCCAAGTCCCTCGACCTCACGTCCCGTGCCTCCCGATCCCGGAAGTCCAGGCCCCGTCGAAGAAACGGCATCGGATTACTTCAACCCGCTGAGCCAAGCGCCCTCAGCACAGTCGCAGACATCGCTATCGTCGTTCCCGCGCTTTCCGTCGCAAACATCCCTTTCGGCATTTCCATCCTATCAAGAATCGAATTATtcacagcagcagcagcagacgAGACGAAGACCGCCAGTCGACCAGGCTAGACAGCCTAGTATCCGCATCCGCCGAAATTCAAACGGGTCGGTCTATTCGAATCATAGTGTGACGAGCCAGTTTGATGGGTTTAGCGATGATGGGAGACCGAGGAGCATCTCGCAGCCTGAGCGCGCGAGGGTCTCGGATGGGCTTGCTCGTCATTCCAGGAGGGTTCCGCAGGTGGCGATGCCGCGACTTACAGAGGAGGGAGGCAGACCGAGTCTGGCCGAGTTAGGGATCAGTGATGATCAGTCTGCTCCTTTGTCGCCCACGGCTTCGCTTCCTGATGAGAGCACGAATGGGAGGGGCGGGCTTGGCCGGCTACGGCGGGCGAGTCGCTTCATCTGGCCTGGGCATCGTCGGCAATCTGGCGAGGATCACGCTGTACCTATGGGGCAGCGAGATGACGATCGTCGTGATGATGAATATGACCAAGAACTTGTGGACTGGCTCGATGTCATCG ACCCCGAAGTCCAAACCCTTTCAACACTCACAAACGTCCAAAACTCGCTCTTCGTTCCCGATCTCGGAAAATGGGTCAACCGTCGACCGACATACGCTCTGTCCCGACACGATCCCCAAGCAGACTGGGCACGAGGCGCCGTTGAGCAGGAACGACGTCGCGAAGCTGCACTGGAAGCACAAGACACCGCTACGATCCCGCCGAttgcagaagcagaagcagaagcagaagaagaagaccaacCTCGTCTTCCGCAGCGGAGTAACACTATCACTTCGCGTCTGACAGACTCGCACTATGCGGCGCTACCACATGGAACGAACCTCGATGGCTGGACGGCGGAGGAAAAGGCCGAGTTGGATGACCATGTTCGACATATGCTGCATTCGAGACGTGCGCGATTCAAGCGTCGCATGAAGGGTTTCGGTCAATACGTCAGACGTCCTCTCGGTTTCCTCGTTACACTCTACGCTACACTTATCACGCTCTTCGGTCTCGCTTGGGTTCTGTTCCTCATCGGCTGGATTTACGTCGGCGAGAAACAAGTCTATGCAATTCACGTCATCGACAGTGTTCTTGTCGCGCTCTTCGCCGTCATGGGTGATGGTCTCGCGCCTTTCCGAGCCGTCGACACATACCACATGTTCTTCATCTGGCGCTTCTCGCGATTGATCAAGAGAGCCGAACAGGGAAAGAAACCGAGGAACAGATTACAGAAGAAGCGTGTTCCGCCGGGTGTGTCTACGAATCCGGAGCATTCGCACTTGACGGGCCATCAGGCTCGTGCTCTTCTCGAAGCTCAGGACTATAATCCTGAGAGAGACGGAACGGTCGGCACGATCGACAACCAACCTCAACCGCAACCTGAAAGTCCCGAGACTGTTGATTTAGAAGGCGCCAAGTCAAACAGCCTTGAGTCAGACATGCCCGCTCTGACGTTTGCTCAGTTCAAGAGCCTGCAGCACCATCAGAAGAAAATGGCCAAGTCACACAGTTTCTACAAGCCCAACGAGACATTCACCCACTTCGCTTTCCCCCAAAGGTATCTCATTGCCATCGTAATTCTCCTCGACTGCCACTCCTGTCTTCAAATATCCCTCGGCGCATGTACCTGGGGCATCGACTACCACACGCGTCCGTTCGCTCTGACCACCGTGATCCTCTGTGTGAGCATAACCTGCAACATCACAGCCGGTCTGCTCATCAGCATTGGTGATCGGAAGACGCGAAAGAAGGACGTGTGGGAGCTGTTGGATAGACAGGAGCTGACGCAGGATGCTATGAAGCacatggagaagaagaagaaggaggaggagaaggagaaagaaaaggagaggGGGTCGGATAAGGACGGGGAGTCGAGTAGGGGTGATGGATCGAGTGGTAGGACGTCGAAGGAGTTTAAAAAGTTGGTGAAGCAGAACAGTTGA
- a CDS encoding Na+ dependent nucleoside transporter C-terminus-domain-containing protein, protein MADSNIHHNPDPALEPSHQHHHQHHHHSPRVDTPGHDDPVYTTGTTDAPSVVPPQRHSHEKEKTGAHTPPDYSDHEKHEAGVVDESARANSHSDAPAVIGWRRRLGPVYRYRRPIIHLFIFCLFTGWWIASLVLHRNDKNWVVPFLLWLAITLRLIFFHVPSRHVSNVIKKVWLNTAVRIYDLIPANLRTLAGATVTVAAILIGAFVSEEVADNTRENRAVSLFGMAVFLFILWATSKDRKRINWRTVIGGMLTQYVIGLFVLRTTVGYDIFRFIADRAADLLGFAKAGVAFLTSEDVANTGNFFFGVIPAIIFFISLVQVLYYIGFVQWFIVKFATFVFWGLGVSGAEAVVAAATPFIGQGESAMLVRPFVPHMTKAELHQIMTCGFATISGSVLVGYIGLGLNREALVSSCIMSIPASLAISKMRYPETEETLTAGRVVIPDDDEHKAENALHAFANGAWLGIKIAGTIVCSLLCIIALVAFINGLLTWWGRYLNINDPTPLTLQLILGYLLFPVSFLLGVSRTNGTNKTGDILPVAKLIAEKIITNEYKAFSLLTNPSPKDNEFYGLSPRSQLIATYALCGFGNIGSLGIQIGILSQLAPSRGGDVAKLAVSALISGVLATLTSASVAGLVVTNQLSSFGQNASS, encoded by the exons ATGGCAGATTCAAACATCCACCATAATCCCGACCCAGCTCTCGAGCCCtcccaccaacaccaccaccagcatcatcaccactcTCCCCGCGTCGACACCCCCGGCCACGATGATCCCGTCTACACAACCGGCACCACAGATGCGCCCAGTGTAGTCCCCCCTCAGCGCCACTCCCACGAGAAGGAAAAGACTGGCGCGCATACTCCTCCTGACTACAGCGACCACGAGAAGCACGAAGCAGGCGTCGTCGACGAATCCGCCCGCGCAAACTCCCACAGCGACGCCCCCGCTGTCATCGGCTGGCGCAGACGTCTCGGCCCTGTATATCGCTACCGCCGCCCTATAATCcacctcttcatcttctgccTCTTCACAGGCTGGTGGATTGCGTCTCTCGTCCTGCACCGCAATGACAAGAACTGGGTTGTTCCCTTCCTCTTGTGGCTCGCCATTACTCTCCGTCTGATCTTCTTCCACGTTCCCAGCCGCCATGTCTCCAACGTCATCAAGAAGGTCTGGCTCAACACCGCCGTCAGGATCTACGACCTCATCCCCGCCAACCTGCGCACTCTCGCTGGCGCTACCGTCACTGTAGCTGCTATTCTCATCGGCGCTTTTGTTTCGGAGGAGGTCGCTGACAACACCCGTGAGAACCGCGCCGTTAGTCTTTTCGGAATGGCtgtctttctcttcatcctctggGCTACTAGCAAGGACCGCAAGCGCATCAACTGGCGCACTGTCATTGGCGGCATGCTCACGCAGTACGTCATCGGTCTCTTCGTCCTGCGAACAACCGTTGGATACGACATCTTCCGCTTCATCGCCGACCGCGCCGCTGATCTTCTGGGCttcgccaaggctggtgttgCATTCCTGACCAGCGAAGACGTCGCCAACACtggcaacttcttcttcggcgtCATCCccgccatcatcttcttcatctccctCGTCCAGGTCCTCTACTACATCGGATTTGTCCAGTGGTTCATCGTCAAGTTCGCTACCTTCGTCTTCTGGGGTCTCGGAGTCTCGGGCGCTGAAGCCGTCGTCGCAGCAGCTACCCCCTTCATCGGCCAGGGAGAATCAGCCATGCTTGTCCGCCCCTTCGTTCCTCACATGACCAAGGCCGAGCTTCACCAGATCATGACCTGTGGTTTCGCTACAATCTCCGGATCTGTCCTTGTCGGCTACATTGGTCTCGGTCTCAACCGTGAGGCTCTCGTGTCATCCTGCATCATGTCCATCCCCGCTTCTCTGGCTATTTCCAAGATGCGATATCCCGAGACTGAAGAGACTCTCACAGCTGGCCGTGTAGTCATTcccgatgatgatgagcacAAGGCTGAGAACGCTCTCCACGCTTTCGCCAATGGTGCTTGGCTCGGAATCAAGATCGCCGGTACCATCGTCTGCTCTCTTCTCTGCATTATTGCTCTGGTCGCATTCATCAACGGTCTCTTGACCTGGTGGGGACGAtacctcaacatcaacgatCCCACTCCTCTTACTCTCCAGCTCATTCTTGGATATCTTCTCTTCCCCGTGTCTTTCCTCCTCGGTGTATCTCGCACCAATGGAACCAACAAGACTGGCGATATTCTCCCcgtcgccaagctcatcgcCGAGAAGATCATCACC AACGAGTACAAGGCCTTCTCCCTCCTCACAAACCCCTCCCCCAAGGACAACGAATTCTACGGCCTCTCCCCCCGCTCCCAGCTCATCGCCACCTACGCCCTCTGCGGCTTCGGCAACATCGGCTCCCTCGGTATCCAGATCGGTATCCTCAGCCAGCTCGCCCCCTCTCGCGGTGGTGATGTTGCCAAGCTTGCTGTCTCGGCTCTCATCTCTGGTGTTCTCGCCACTCTCACTTCTGCCAGTGTCGCTGGTCTCGTCGTCACCAATCAGCTTTCCAGTTTCGGCCAGAACGCTTCCTCATAA